The window CGGCATCCCTTTTGGCGCGATGTTTTCCTTTACGGGGGATGTCGTTCTTAACTTTACCTTTTTCTGGCCTTTATTTATGTCGGGGATATGGATAACGGGAGGGCTGTATTTTTGGTTTCACTATGAACGCCATTGGCGCAAGGGAGCAGAGGGGATACCCGATGAACCCGCCGGTCGCCCGTTAGTTTCGATCCTGATCCCCTGCTATAACGAAGGGCCTAACGTATGTGAAACGATTGAAGCGGCATTAGCACAGCGTTATACCCATATCGAAGTGATCGCGGTGAATGACGGTTCCAATGATGACACGGGAGATGTGCTCGATCGGTTGGCGAACCAATATGACAAACTGCGAGTCATTCATCTGGCGAATAATCAGGGCAAGGCGGTGGCGCTTCAAACCGCGTGTGCCGCGGCCAAAAGCGATCTGCTGGTGTGTATTGATGGCGATGCACTTCTCGATCCCGATGCTGTCGCCTATTTAGTTAACCCGTTGATCAATAATCCTCGGGTCGGCGCAGTAACGGGAAACCCAAGAATAAGAACGCGCTCGACGCTGATTGGGCGTATTCAGGTTGGTGAATTTTCCTCAATTATTGGGTTGATCAAACGTACACAGCGCGTTTACGGCAAAGTGTTCACCGTTTCTGGCGTTATCGCCGCTTTTCGTCGCAGTGCGTTAGCAGAAGTTGGCTACTGGAGTACCGATATGATCACGGAAGATATCGATATTAGCTGGAAGCTCCAATTGCGCCATTGGTCGATATTTTTTGAGCCAAGAGCACTGTGTTGGATTTTGATGCCGGAAAAACTCTCTGGCTTGTGGAAACAGCGGCTACGTTGGGCGCAGGGCGGTGCCGAGGTCTTTTTAAAAAACTTCCGTCATTTATGGTCATGGCGCTATCGCCGCATGTGGCCGTTATTCCTTGAATACTCGATTTCAATATTATGGGCCTTCACTTATGCCATGAGCGTCTTGTTGTATTTATTAGGCTTTTTAATACAACTGCCTGAGGGGATTCGGGTAGAAACGCTCTTTCCTCCCGCGTTTACCGGCATGATGATTGGCGTGGTCTGTTTAATCCAGTTTGCCGTCAGTATGTTGATCGAACGACGCTATGAGAAAGATATTGGCAAATATCTGTTCTGGGTAATCTGGTATCCCATGGTGTATTGGACGTTGAGTCTGTGTACCAGCCTGATCAGTTTTCCAAAGGTCATGCTGCGTTCCCGTAAAAAACGAGCGCGTTGGGAAAGCCCAGATCGTGGTATTGAAAGAGGATAAATGATGCATTCACCTTTAATCATTTCTGAAAGACGCTGGTTTCCACTCTTTGTTGATTCTTTCCTGACGCTATGTGGATGGGGAATTTTTATTTGGCTGTTTTCCGAGGTATTCATCGGAACTTTTTTGAATAGTCATATGTCCGAACTGCCTACCTTTACCTCTGATGGTTGGACTATACCGATACATTTATGCATATTCCTGGTAAATGCGTCGCTCTTAATTGCCTGGGGGAAACTGGAGCACTATCGCTATCGTTCCAGAAAAGAACAAAGAACGCGTGCTGATGCGCTAGATGCCGAACGCGTTGCCAGAAGTTTTTCTTTACCGGATGGATTTTCTCAGGAATTGAGTCGTAACAAGATTCAGCGTGTTTGGCACAATGAGCACGGCATCATTGTTGGTATCGACAATATATCGTCGTGACCAACTAAAGATGCATTTTGGTTTATGGCGGTTGATGACGAGAGCAGGAAAGCCATTCTCTCTGATATCACCGCCTGTTCCTCATACTCGCTTCTTACTGAGCAAGGACCGCGCTTCAAGAGGCGCGCAGTTTACCTGACGGTTGTTTATCTGACCGCTGTTCACCCGATGGTTGTTCACTTGATTGCTGCGCCGCCATAATCTCGTCCAGATTCCCTTCGACCCATATCGCCAGCTCTTTTACCCGCACACCAACCTCTTTGCCTAATGGGGTGAGGCTATACTCAACATGTGGTGGGACAACCGGATAGGCCGTTCGCAGGACA is drawn from Pectobacterium aroidearum and contains these coding sequences:
- the pgaC gene encoding poly-beta-1,6-N-acetyl-D-glucosamine synthase, with the translated sequence MIERILAFLILCLMLGIPFGAMFSFTGDVVLNFTFFWPLFMSGIWITGGLYFWFHYERHWRKGAEGIPDEPAGRPLVSILIPCYNEGPNVCETIEAALAQRYTHIEVIAVNDGSNDDTGDVLDRLANQYDKLRVIHLANNQGKAVALQTACAAAKSDLLVCIDGDALLDPDAVAYLVNPLINNPRVGAVTGNPRIRTRSTLIGRIQVGEFSSIIGLIKRTQRVYGKVFTVSGVIAAFRRSALAEVGYWSTDMITEDIDISWKLQLRHWSIFFEPRALCWILMPEKLSGLWKQRLRWAQGGAEVFLKNFRHLWSWRYRRMWPLFLEYSISILWAFTYAMSVLLYLLGFLIQLPEGIRVETLFPPAFTGMMIGVVCLIQFAVSMLIERRYEKDIGKYLFWVIWYPMVYWTLSLCTSLISFPKVMLRSRKKRARWESPDRGIERG
- the pgaD gene encoding poly-beta-1,6-N-acetyl-D-glucosamine biosynthesis protein PgaD; the encoded protein is MMHSPLIISERRWFPLFVDSFLTLCGWGIFIWLFSEVFIGTFLNSHMSELPTFTSDGWTIPIHLCIFLVNASLLIAWGKLEHYRYRSRKEQRTRADALDAERVARSFSLPDGFSQELSRNKIQRVWHNEHGIIVGIDNISS